A section of the Humulus lupulus chromosome 2, drHumLupu1.1, whole genome shotgun sequence genome encodes:
- the LOC133815682 gene encoding uncharacterized protein LOC133815682: MALKLDTSKAYDWVEWSFLKAIMLRMGFSDGWIWLILECVGLVSYNVVHGGECMVHITPSRGIRQGDPLSPYLFIICADGFSGLIKKFEAMHWLQGSKVARGALVVLYMLFADGSYLYCRAIEEEANKVIELLEKFELASEQKFNLNKSFVFFSTNTDQRTQIVVLDILNMLEALERSTYFGLLSMLGRNKMVVLGLIKEKVHKRLQGWDNKFLSRAGKEILLKIVAQSLPMYAMSVFLLPLDLCKDVDRLMSIFWWHSGSAQRKCIHWKNWDKLCLHKSKGGLGFRNPRDFNLAMLGKQGWRFLSNNTSLRVVKLGARWRVGFGSSIDILGQPWLPHMENPFITTPNGDLHGFKVNSLFKVDAVEWDEDIVEDMFVQRDKYSFIVFPLILMGNLTLGIGVRSPLEFIWNELIWNNKSSFIELVVQSAVMYLEQWDNAQEKGNVTLDYSVASSAGFNEHWTKPDVGVVKVNYDAAIFALENKFGIGWLARNHDGDLIEVVSLNRLGILEPLLAEAIGMKEVLSWLKRKRNEDNSPSSLWTQNIFVETDCLVLMNALCQSAHLISPLGLVISSCKRLLNDLCNVSISFVK; encoded by the exons ATGGCGCTTAAGCTTGATACGAGTAAGGCCTATGACTGGGTTGAATGGTCTTTCTTGAAGGCTATTATGTTGAGAATGGGCTTTTCTGATGGTTGGATCTGGTTGATATTGGAGTGTGTGGGTTTGGTTAGCTATAACGTGGTTCATGGTGGAGAGTGTATGGTTCATATCACTCCCTCAAGAGGGATTAGACAAGGTGATCCTTTATCTCCTTACTTATTTATTATCTGCGCTGATGGGTTTTCAGGACTTATTAAAAAGTTTGAAGCTATGCATTGGTTACAAGGGTCCAAAGTAGCTCGTGGTGCCCTTGTGGTGTTGTACATGCTTTTCGCAGATGGCAGCTACTTATATTGTAGGGCTATTGAAGAAGAAGCTAATAAGGTGATTGAATTATTAGAAAAGTTTGAACTTGCTTCAGAGCAGAAGTTTAATCTAAACAAGTCCTTTGTCTTTTTTAGTACCAATACTGATCAAAGGACGCAAATTGTGGTCCTAGACATATTAAATATGTTAGAGGCATTAGAGAGGAGCACATATTTTGGTCTTCTGAGTATGCTTGGAAGGAATAAAATGGTTGTGCTTGGCCTTATTAAAGAGAAGGTGCATAAGAGGCTTCAAGGGTGGGACAATAAATTTCTATCAAGAGCAGGCAAGGAAATATTGCTTAAAATTGTTGCCCAATCTCTCCCTATGTATGCTATGAGTGTATTTTTGCTTCCTCTTGATTTGTGTAAGGATGTGGATAGACTAATGAGTATATTCTGGTGGCATTCTGGGTCGGCTCAAAGGAAATGTATTCATTGGAAAAACTGGGATAAATTGTGCTTGCATAAAAGTAAAGGTGGGCTAGGCTTTCGTAACCCCAGAGACTTCAATTTGGCAATGTTAGGAAAGCAAGGGTGGAGATTTCTTTCTAACAATACCTCTTTG AGAGTGGTCAAGTTAGGAGCAAGGTGGAGAGTGGGGTTTGGATCTTCTATTGATATTTTGGGGCAACCTTGGCTTCCACACATGGAAAATCCTTTTATTACTACCCCTAATGGGGATCTTCATGGTTTCAAAGTCAATAGTTTGTTTAAAGTAGATGCAGTTGAGTGGGATGAGGATATTGTGGAAGACATGTTTGTTCAAAGGGATAAATACTCATTTATAGTATTCCCATTGATTCTCATGGGGAATCTGACTCTTGGTATTGGTGTAAGGAGTCCTCTAGAATTTATTTG GAACGAGTTAATTTGGAACAACAAAAGTTCATTTATAGAGCTAGTGGTTCAATCGGCAGTTATGTACCTAGAACAATGGGATAACGCTCAAGAGAAGGGCAATGTGACCCTTGATTATTCAGTGGCTTCTTCGGCTGGATTTAATGAGCATTGGACTAAACCAGATGTTGGTGTTGTTAAGGTTAACTATGATGCTGCTATCTTCGCCCTTGAGAATAAGTTTGGAATTGGGTGGCTTGCTAGGAATCATGATGGTGATCTGATTGAAGTTGTGTCGTTGAATAGATTAGGGATTCTTGAACCTCTGCTAGCGGAGGCTATAGGAATGAAGGAGGTCCTAAGTTGGTTGAAGAGGAAGAGAAATGAAGACAACTCTCCCTCCAGTCTTTGGACACAAAATATTTTTGTTGAAACAGATTGTCTAGTGTTAATGAATGCTCTTTGTCAATCAGCTCATTTGATATCTCCTTTAGGGCTTGTTATTTCTAGTTGTAAAAGATTGCTCAATGATCTTTGTAATGTTTCAATTTCTTTTGTCAAGTAG